Proteins co-encoded in one Pleurodeles waltl isolate 20211129_DDA chromosome 2_2, aPleWal1.hap1.20221129, whole genome shotgun sequence genomic window:
- the TMEM200C gene encoding transmembrane protein 200C — protein sequence MIATGGLLRISARKQDPLRPQSQAPKAKRKAKKKRKNDVVVVKGKLNLCSISGLIALCGIVVLLVGVAMAIIGYWPKNNQVYQDSVGLIQAKQHSSEGKEVSLSTQNQSSLSHQVIHESGTVTPKSNISDVSGGTQMATSAGFFSNLFSGYLHSDKLKVFGPLIMGIGIFLFICANAVLHENRDKKTKIINLRDLYSTVIDVHSLRSKDSAPLNGFVNYVQSRGLDAKASDCFGPSMLAKSSWHTAFSGTVNQSPLDLDEPQTSSPKSLKQLKEPPNQKDVVYSIYREPSASSVPGEKIGSRDRDAELPSTQKELGKSSAGIVSSSFSAFTLPIVKLDDCLLDCTKKCGPEEKGAKEIPRGEFELSLTDISHSNTRTQRHLLLRRQSTSCLPDTRRPISPEFRSQFQSSSLSSTDLDSSLLVKATTCTHSKTRDLSNAFTKASVIRRDSDSSQSDQSSNKGYTHLEEAGTSFESTDTPTNKTQDCENCDNPRDEPSQEVLSKEQILKKTQKLEKQYTNKDKLFMISRSHATLEEAEIESAGM from the coding sequence ATGATTGCAACCGGAGGCCTCCTAAGAATTTCTGCCCGGAAACAAGATCCCCTTCGGCCACAAAGCCAAGCTCCCAAGGCCAAAAGAAAAGCCAAAAAGAAACGAAAAAATGATGTGGTGGTAGTGAAAGGAAAACTCAATTTGTGTTCTATTTCGGGCTTGATTGCCCTGTGTGGAATTGTGGTACTCTTGGTTGGAGTTGCTATGGCAATAATTGGCTACTGGCCTAAAAATAATCAAGTCTACCAGGACAGCGTAGGGTTAATTCAAGCCAAACAGCATTCATCAGAAGGAAAAGAAGTGTCCCTTTCAACTCAAAACCAATCATCGCTGAGTCACCAAGTCATTCATGAGAGTGGCACAGtaacacccaaatccaacatcagCGATGTTAGTGGTGGTACTCAGATGGCAACATCTGCTGGGTTCTTTTCTAATCTCTTTTCTGGTTATTTGCACTCAGATAAACTCAAAGTGTTTGGTCCTTTGATTATGGGTATTGGGATATTCCTCTTTATTTGTGCTAATGCAGTACTGCACGAAAATAGGGACAAAAAAACCAAGATTATTAACTTAAGGGACCTCTACTCTACCGTGATTGACGTTCATAGTCTTAGATCCAAAGACAGTGCCCCTTTAAATGGATTTGTCAACTATGTGCAGTCAAGGGGCCTTGATGCAAAGGCTAGTGATTGTTTTGGCCCTAGTATGCTGGCTAAAAGCTCCTGGCACACagctttcagtggcacagtgaaccaATCCCCTCTGGATCTAGATGAACCCCAGACTTCCTCTCCGAAATCGCTGAAGCAATTAAAGGAACCACCCAATCAAAAGGATGTAGTTTACAGCATTTATCGGGAGCCTTCAGCCTCTTCTGTGCCTGGAGAAAAGATTGGATCAAGAGACAGAGATGCAGAACTACCCTCCACCCAAAAGGAACTAGGAAAGAGCAGTGCAGGAATTGTGAGTTCTTCGTTCAGCGCCTTCACCCTCCCAATCGTAAAGTTGGATGACTGCCTTTTGGACTGCACAAAAAAATGTGGCCCAGAGGAGAAAGGTGCCAAAGAAATTCCACGGGGAGAATTTGAACTGAGTTTGACTGATATCAGCCACTCAAACACACGGACACAAAGACACTTACTATTGAGGCGGCAGAGCACAAGTTGTTTACCTGATACCAGGAGACCAATATCTCCAGAGTTTCGCTCACAGTTTCAAAGTTCATCTCTAAGTAGCACAGACCTTGATTCAAGCCTGTTAGTTAAAGCTACTACCTGCACCCATTCAAAAACTAGGGATCTCAGCAATGCTTTTACAAAAGCATCAGTGATCAGAAGGGATTCTGATAGCTCCCAATCTGATCAATCTAGCAATAAGGGCTACACCCACTTGGAGGAGGCTGGAACCTCCTTTGAGTCCACAGACACCCCTACCAATAAAACCCAGGACTGTGAAAACTGTGACAACCCAAGAGATGAGCCTTCACAAGAAGTTCTAAGCAAAGaacaaatattgaaaaaaactCAGAAACTTGAGAAACAGTACACAAATAAGGACAAACTTTTTATGATTTCCAGGTCGCATGCCACTTTGGAAGAGGCAGAAATAGAATCTGCTGGCATGTAG